A window of Variovorax paradoxus EPS genomic DNA:
TCGCCGCGCGCGATGCGCTGGCCGATGGCGTCGAGCAGCGCGCCCGAGAGCACGGTTTTCGGCGGCTGCAGGTTCATGTCGACCAGCCGCACCGCGGGCAACTCGCCGGCGCCGATGCGCGATGGCATTTCGAGACGCACATAGCGCCCGCCCGGATCGTCGCCTTCGGCGGGGCGGCTCTGGTGCCAGCTTTCGAGCGAGGGCGTGGCCGAGCCGAGGATCACCTTCGCGCCCTCGCGCTGGCCGCGCCACACGGCAAGGTCGCGCGCGGAATAACGGGCGCCTTCCTGCTGCTTGTAGCTCGGGTCGTGTTCTTCGTCGACCACGATGAGCTTCAGCCCCGGAATCGACGCGAACACCGCCATGCGCGTGCCCAGCACGATGCGGGCGGCGCCGCTGTGCGCCGCGAGCCAGCTCGCCAGCCGCTGCGGATTCGTCATGCCGCTGTGCAGCGACACGACGGCCTCGTCGCCGAAACGGGCCTTGAAGCGCGCTTCGAGCTGCGGCGTGAGGTTGATCTCGGGCACCATCACCAGCGCCTGCGCCTCGGGGTCGCGCGCGAGCAGGTCGGCCACGCAGCGCAGGTAGACCTCGGTCTTGCCGCTGCCGGTGCTGCCGACCAGAAGGAAGGTGCCGCTCTCCGCCTCGATGCGGGCCAGCGCCGCCGTCTGTTCCGGGCTCAACGCAATCAGGTTGGCGGCTTCGGCCGTCTGGGCGACTGGGCCGGTCGTCGTCTTGCGCTTGAGGCGGCGCGCGAGCTGGGTCGTCGTCAGGTCGCGCAGTTGCGGCGGCAGGGCGGCCAGGGCGATCTCGCCGATCGAGCGCTGGTAGTAGCGCGCGGCAAAGGCCACGAGGTCGCGCCAGGCCTCGCCGAGCGGCGCCAGCGCGTCGAGCGCGGCGCCCACGGGCTTGAGGGCCATGTCGGGCTCGGCCCCCGTTCCTGCCAGCGAGATGGGCTCGTTCCAGACCACGCCCAGCACCTCGCGCCGGCCCAGCGGCACCCGCACCAGCGTGCCCGGCACGAGCGGCGCGGCACCGGCGTAGCTCAGCAGGTCGCCGAGCGCGGCGTGCGCCGGCGTCTGCACCGCGATATCGAGACGCCACGCCAGACCCGCCGGCGCGCTGTCAGGCGGCGGCGGAGCGGAGTTACCCGCGGTCGGGGCGTCCGTTTCGGGGGTGGAGCTGGCTGTGGAGATGGGGGGACCTTGTTGGCGACGGTTGTTAATGCGACTTTGAGCAAATCCACTTAAGTCGTTGATTTTTCAGTGCTTTGCCCGCCATCCAGAGTTTCTGTGGATAACTTTGTTGACAACAAGGCTCGACACGCTGGCGGGCCTTGAAAATCAAGGCTCTCGCTGGATTGCCCCAAAAAAAAGCAAAGTTCAAATCCTATGTAAATCAACAACTTACGCGTGCTATTGGTTTGGGAGCAAAGAAGGCGGTGCCTCAGATGATCTTGCGCAGTGCAACACGCGTTTTGTGCATAAGTCTGGCCCCCTAGACCGTTTTTGGGCTTGACAAACGGATTCGGAGCGGTTTTCCTGGGGGCCATCCCGCGCGTTCGCGTGACCTGCCCCGGCGTGACAGTTTCAACCGCGCAGGGCGCACGACTGCGTGTGAACCGCTTCGACCAGCGCCGCCACGTGGTCGGGCGGCGTGAACTGGCTGATGCCGTGGCCCAGGTTGAAGATGTGCGTCGGCCCTGGCGCGTTGCGGTCTGCGTGCGGCTTGCCGAAAGCCCGCAGCACCTTGGCCACCTCGGCCTCGATCTGCGCGGGCGGCGCGAACAGCACGTTCGGGTCGATGTTGCCCTGCAGCGCCTTGGCCTTGCCATCTGAGCCTTCGGCGATCTGGAGGCGCGCGGTGGCGAGGTTCACGGTCCAGTCCACGCCGAGCACTTCGCAGTCGAGCGCACGCATGGCGTCGAGCCAGAGGCCGCCGCCCTTGGTGAACACGATGCGCGGCACGGGCTGGCCATCGGCGCCGGTGCGCTTCAAGGCCGCGAGCACGCGTGCGGTGTAGGCGAGGCTGAATTCCTGGAAGGCGCCGTCGGCCAGCACGCCGCCCCAGCTGTCGAAGATCATCACGGCCTGCGCGCCGGCGTCGATCTGCGCATTGAGGTAGGTGGCCACCGAATCGGCGTTGACCGCGAGCACGCGGTGCATCAGGTCGGGGCGGCCGTAGAGCATGCTTTTCACGAGCCGGTAGTCGCTGGAGCCCGCGCCTTCGACCATGTAGCAGGCCAGCGTCCACGGGCTGCCCGAAAAGCCGATCAGCGGCACCCGGCCGTCGAGCGCCTTGCGGATCGAGGCCACGGCGCTGAACACATAGCGCAGCTTTTCCATGTCGGGCACTTCGAGCGCGGCGACGCCCGCTTCGTCGCGCACCGGGCGGGCAAAGCGCGGGCCTTCGCCGGCCTCGAACGACAGTCCCAGGCCCATGGCGTCGGGCACGGTGAGGATGTCGGAGAAAAGAATGGCGGCGTCCAGCGGATAGCGCGCGAGCGGCTGCAGTGTGACTTCGGTGGCGTAGTCGGTGTTGGTCGCCAGCCCCATGAAGCTGCCGGCCTTGGCGCGCGTGGCGACGTACTCCGGGAGGTAGCGACCGGCCTGGCGCATGAGCCAGACGGGCGTGTGATCGGTGGCCTGGCGCCAGCAGGCTCGCAGGAAAGTGTCGTTTTGCAATGGGGCGAAAGGCATTTCCCAATTGTCGCAGGGGCCCGCGCCCGCGGACGGGACCCCGTTCACACCTTCTCAGACCACCGGCACGCGCCGCGCATCGGCGGGGCTCACGTTGCGCCGGTAGAGCACGAGTGTGGCGATCAGCCCGCAGATGGCGGCGGTCGTCATCCACAGGCCCGGCGCGCCCTTGTCGCCGGTCATCTCGATGAGCCCGGTCGCAATCGCCGGCGTGAACCCGCCGAACAGCGCCGTCGCCAGGCTGTAGGCCAGCGAAAAGCCCGCTGTGCGCACGTTCACCGGCATCACCTCGGTGAGCGCCACCACCATCGCGCCGTTGTAGCTCGCATAGAGGAACGAGAGCCACAGCTCCACTTCGAGCATGCGCGCGAAACTCGGCGCGCCGACCAGCCACTTGAGCGACGGGTACGCGGTGAGGATGGTCAGCACGGTGAACAAAATCAGCAGCGGCTTGCGCCCCACGCGGTCCGACAGCGCGCCCATGATCGGCAGCCAGATGAAGTTCGAAATCGCCACGCACAGGGTGACGATGAGCGCATCGGTCGTGCTCAGGTGCAGCACCGACTTGCCGAAGGTCGGCGTGTAGACCGTGATCAGGTAGAACGACACGGTGGTCATCGACACCAGCATCATCCCGGCGACCACGAGGCCCCAGTTGGCGACCATCGACTGGAAGATTTCGCGCGCATCGGGGCGGTGCTTGCGCGCCATGAACTCCTCGGTTTCCTGCAGCGAGCGGCGAATGATGAACAGCACCGGCACGATCAGGCAGCCGACGAAGAAGGGCACGCGCCAGTAGAAGTCGCCGATCTCCTGCGAGGTGAAGGTCACGTTGAGCCAGTAGCCGAGCGCCGCCGCCACCACGATGGCGACCTGCTGGCTCGCCGACTGCCAACTCACGTAGAAGCCCTTGCGGCCCGGCGTGGCCATCTCCGAGAGGTACACCGACACGCCGCCCAGCTCCACGCCCGCCGAAAAGCCCTGCAGCAGCCGGCCGATGAGCACCAGCAGCGGCGCGATGACGCCGATGGTCGCATAGGCCGGCACGCAGGCGATGAGCAGCGTGCCGAGCGCCATCAACGCGAGCGTGACGATGAGGCCCTTGCGGCGGCCGACGCGGTCGACATACGCGCCCAGGAAAATCGCGCCCAGCGGACGCATCAGGAAGCCCGCGCCGAAGGTCATGAAGGTGAGCATCAGCGAGGCAAACTCGTTGCCCGCGGGGAAGAACGCCTTCGAGATCTGCGTGGCGTAGAAGCCGAACAAAAAGAAGTCGAACATCTCCATGAAGTTGCCGCCGGTCACGCGCAGGACGGTGGCGAATTTCGAGGAAGAAGCCGTGGTGGAAGAAGGGCGGGCGGCCGCGCCTTGTTGCGCAGCGAAGGGCGCAGGATTCATCTTGTTGTCCCCTTGGGCGATGTGTGTTCGCCAAGAGTAGGCCGGGCTCCCCGACCGCTACCTGACGCCGCGGGTCAGGTAGCTGTCACTCGAAGAGTGACGGTGTGCGCTTGTGCGCGCGTCAGGCTTTGTACTTGATCGAGCAGCCGTAGGGCCGCGTCGTGCTCGCAGAGATCGGCTTGCCGCCGAAGGCTTCGCCCAGTGCCTGGTTCACGTAGTTGGTGGCGGTCTTGATGTCGTCCGCGCGCGCCGAGGCGATGCTGTCGATGCCGCCCGCATACACCAGCGTGCCCTTCGGGTCGATGATGAAGATGTGCGGCGTGGTGCGCGCGCCGTAGACCTGGCCGATGACGCCGTCTTCGTCCATCAGCACCGCGGTGGGCGCGGCCGATTGCGACTTCATCCAGGCATCGAGCGCGTCGGCCTTCAGGTAGTCGCTCGCGGCGCGTTCGGTGGAGTTGATGGCCAGCCACACCACGCCCTTGTCGGTGGCGGCCTTCTGCGTGGCGGGCATGTTGCCGCTGCCGTAGTGCTTGCGCACGAAGGGGCAGCCGGGGTTGGTCCATTCGAGCACGACGAACTTGCCGGCGAAGTCCGAGAGCTTGTGCTTGGCGCCGGTGGTGTCGACGGCGACGAAGTCGGGCGCCTTCTGGCCCACGGCCGGTGCGGCGAAGGCGTTGGTGCCCATCAGGAAGGCACCGCCGAGCGCGACTGCGGCGGCGACGACGGCACGGCGGGAGGCTCGGCTCAGGGCGGCGCGGGCATGGCGCGCGGCACGAAGGGAACGCGAGTCGGAGGTTGGCGAAAAAGACATGGCCAGCGTGAGCTCCATTAGAAAATTCCAAACGACAACTGCAGCTTAGAACCGTTTCTTCAAGTGCATGTGACAACCCATGTCACGCAGGTGGTCAAAGCGCGGCAAGTGCGGCGCGGACCTCGTCTTTACCCAAAATTTCGGTCAGCACGACAGGGGCCTTGCCCGGCGCCTGCAGCACATAGACCGGCACGCCGCTGCGGCCGAGCGCGGTGAGCGCGGCGGTGATGGCGGGGTCGCGGCGGGTCCAGTCGGCACGCAGCATCGCGACCTTCTTGGCATCGAAATCGGCCAGCACCTCGGCATCGGCCAGCGTGCGCTTCTTGTTGTACTGGCAGGTCACGCACCAGGCGGCGGTGAAGTCGATGAACACCGGCTGCCCGGCGCCCGAGAGCTCGCTCACGCGCTCGGCTGACCAGGGCTGCCAGCGCTGCTCGGCGGTGCCGGCCGCGGCCAGTTTGGCAGGCTCGACGACTTGCAGGATGTTGCGGCCGATGGCGCCGGTCAGCACCGCGGTGAAGGCGACCAGCACGGTGGCGATCACCAGCCGCGTGCGGCCGCGGAGCGTGAACGCCCAGACGATGGCGGCCAGGCACACCAGGAGCGCGAGCAGCGTGCCCGCGCCGTCGATGCCGCTTTGCTGGCCGAGGATCCAGACCAGCCAGGCCACGGTGGCGAACATCGGAAAGGCGAGCAGGCGGCGCAGCGTGCCCATCCACGGACCCGGCTTGGGCAGCAGGTAGGCGATGGCGGGCACGAAGCCGGCCACGAGGTAGGGCAGGGCGAGGCCGAGGCCCAGCGCCGCGAACAGCAGCAGCGCCTGCGCGGCCGGCAGCCCGATCGCGAAGCCGAGCGATACGCCCATGAAAGGCGCGGTGCAGGGCGAGGCGATCACCACGGCGAGCACGCCCGAGAGGAAGTCGTTGGCCAGCGGATGCTTGGCCTGCGCGCTGCAGACCGAGGACGGTGCCGCGCGGCCGAACTCGAACACGCC
This region includes:
- a CDS encoding redoxin domain-containing protein; this encodes MSFSPTSDSRSLRAARHARAALSRASRRAVVAAAVALGGAFLMGTNAFAAPAVGQKAPDFVAVDTTGAKHKLSDFAGKFVVLEWTNPGCPFVRKHYGSGNMPATQKAATDKGVVWLAINSTERAASDYLKADALDAWMKSQSAAPTAVLMDEDGVIGQVYGARTTPHIFIIDPKGTLVYAGGIDSIASARADDIKTATNYVNQALGEAFGGKPISASTTRPYGCSIKYKA
- a CDS encoding MFS transporter — its product is MNPAPFAAQQGAAARPSSTTASSSKFATVLRVTGGNFMEMFDFFLFGFYATQISKAFFPAGNEFASLMLTFMTFGAGFLMRPLGAIFLGAYVDRVGRRKGLIVTLALMALGTLLIACVPAYATIGVIAPLLVLIGRLLQGFSAGVELGGVSVYLSEMATPGRKGFYVSWQSASQQVAIVVAAALGYWLNVTFTSQEIGDFYWRVPFFVGCLIVPVLFIIRRSLQETEEFMARKHRPDAREIFQSMVANWGLVVAGMMLVSMTTVSFYLITVYTPTFGKSVLHLSTTDALIVTLCVAISNFIWLPIMGALSDRVGRKPLLILFTVLTILTAYPSLKWLVGAPSFARMLEVELWLSFLYASYNGAMVVALTEVMPVNVRTAGFSLAYSLATALFGGFTPAIATGLIEMTGDKGAPGLWMTTAAICGLIATLVLYRRNVSPADARRVPVV
- the hemE gene encoding uroporphyrinogen decarboxylase, with the translated sequence MPFAPLQNDTFLRACWRQATDHTPVWLMRQAGRYLPEYVATRAKAGSFMGLATNTDYATEVTLQPLARYPLDAAILFSDILTVPDAMGLGLSFEAGEGPRFARPVRDEAGVAALEVPDMEKLRYVFSAVASIRKALDGRVPLIGFSGSPWTLACYMVEGAGSSDYRLVKSMLYGRPDLMHRVLAVNADSVATYLNAQIDAGAQAVMIFDSWGGVLADGAFQEFSLAYTARVLAALKRTGADGQPVPRIVFTKGGGLWLDAMRALDCEVLGVDWTVNLATARLQIAEGSDGKAKALQGNIDPNVLFAPPAQIEAEVAKVLRAFGKPHADRNAPGPTHIFNLGHGISQFTPPDHVAALVEAVHTQSCALRG
- the priA gene encoding replication restart helicase PriA, encoding MQTPAHAALGDLLSYAGAAPLVPGTLVRVPLGRREVLGVVWNEPISLAGTGAEPDMALKPVGAALDALAPLGEAWRDLVAFAARYYQRSIGEIALAALPPQLRDLTTTQLARRLKRKTTTGPVAQTAEAANLIALSPEQTAALARIEAESGTFLLVGSTGSGKTEVYLRCVADLLARDPEAQALVMVPEINLTPQLEARFKARFGDEAVVSLHSGMTNPQRLASWLAAHSGAARIVLGTRMAVFASIPGLKLIVVDEEHDPSYKQQEGARYSARDLAVWRGQREGAKVILGSATPSLESWHQSRPAEGDDPGGRYVRLEMPSRIGAGELPAVRLVDMNLQPPKTVLSGALLDAIGQRIARGEQSMIFLNRRGYAPVLACGDCGWKSECPHCSAYRVFHKIDRTLRCHHCGFTERVPRACPACGNPDIAPVGRGTERLEEHLAELFATVKRPDGSAVRIARIDADSTKKQGALESQLAAVHAGEVDVLVGTQMIAKGHDFRRITLVAAVNPDGALFSSDFRAPERLFSLLMQSAGRAGRDAAYLAAQGATAEMWIQTFHSQHPLFMALRKHDYAAFAKQQLDERQAAAMPPFAFQALLRADAREQSVAQAFLNIAADAAEALPGADIVTRYPAVPLSIQRVANVERAQMLIESPSRAALQRLLASWQPLLHELRRTPEGKGVIRWLVDVDPHSI